The following are encoded in a window of Flavobacterium psychrotrophum genomic DNA:
- a CDS encoding alpha/beta hydrolase, which produces MKHTTNRRFLKRILWIGAFIFILMNIIAIFHGYKFTHFDTTVGERVNADKLNALQKTKMLLFGTSLPRPKNTDLPAQPYETVTIQSNVKLEAWYIKVANPKGTVLLFHGYQGNKSVLIQASDEFLKMGYNTLLADFMGSGGSEGNSTTIGAIEGTEVKDCFEFIKNKREKNIVLYGSSMGSAAVMKAIDEYKISPKAIIIGCPFGTMYATVCRRFEILGVPSFPLAGMLTFWGGIENGFWAFSHNPQEYAKSITCPTLLLYGEKDNRVSRAEIDAIYTNLAGHKTLQTFPDTGHGQYVDTDHDTWVNNVKGFLKSTDH; this is translated from the coding sequence ATGAAACATACTACAAACCGCCGGTTCCTGAAACGTATATTATGGATAGGTGCCTTTATATTCATCCTTATGAACATCATTGCCATTTTTCACGGCTATAAGTTTACACATTTTGATACTACCGTAGGCGAACGCGTAAATGCTGATAAGCTAAATGCTTTGCAAAAAACAAAGATGCTGTTGTTCGGCACTTCGCTCCCACGCCCTAAAAACACAGATTTACCTGCCCAACCTTATGAAACCGTTACCATTCAAAGCAATGTAAAGCTGGAAGCATGGTATATTAAAGTAGCTAATCCAAAAGGAACGGTATTGCTGTTTCACGGTTATCAGGGAAATAAATCGGTACTTATCCAGGCATCAGATGAATTTTTGAAAATGGGCTACAACACCCTACTTGCCGATTTTATGGGATCGGGCGGCAGCGAAGGTAACAGCACTACCATAGGTGCTATTGAAGGTACAGAGGTTAAAGACTGTTTTGAATTTATAAAGAATAAAAGGGAGAAAAATATTGTACTTTATGGCAGCAGCATGGGATCTGCGGCAGTGATGAAAGCCATTGACGAATATAAAATAAGCCCAAAGGCGATTATTATAGGCTGCCCGTTTGGCACAATGTATGCAACCGTTTGCAGGCGTTTTGAGATACTTGGTGTACCAAGCTTTCCACTGGCAGGCATGCTTACGTTTTGGGGTGGTATAGAAAACGGCTTTTGGGCGTTTAGCCACAACCCGCAGGAGTATGCAAAATCAATAACCTGCCCTACCCTTTTGCTTTATGGCGAAAAGGACAATCGTGTAAGCCGTGCAGAAATTGATGCGATTTACACCAACCTTGCCGGGCATAAAACCCTACAAACATTTCCGGATACCGGACACGGACAATATGTAGATACCGACCATGATACCTGGGTAAATAATGTAAAAGGGTTTCTAAAAAGCACTGACCATTAG